Proteins found in one Diorhabda sublineata isolate icDioSubl1.1 chromosome 9, icDioSubl1.1, whole genome shotgun sequence genomic segment:
- the LOC130449078 gene encoding 26S proteasome non-ATPase regulatory subunit 11 → MAGAMLFERAQSVPSQHEKLLKLDRDNEDEEQSIVNKEQDILNLGEKYKKEGKAKELAELIKATRPFLSLISKAKAAKLVRSLVDYFLDLEAGIGIEVQLCKECIEWAKEERRTFLRQSLEARLIALYFDTGMYTEALQLESTLLKELKKLDDKNLLVEVQLLESKTYHALSNLPKARAALTSARTTANAIYCPPKMQAALDLQSGVLHAADEKDFKTAYSYFYEAFEGFDSVESPKALTALKYMLLSKIMVSSPEDVQHIVSGKLAFKHAGEDIEAMKAVAQAAHKRSLADFQQAVKQYKHELEDDVIVRAHLGTLYDNMLEQNLCRIIEPYSRVQVEYIAKAIKLPVLQVEKKLSQMILDAKFHGILDQGEGVLIVFEESAVDKTYEMALETIQSMSKVVDTLYQKAKKLS, encoded by the coding sequence ATGGCTGGTGCTATGCTTTTTGAAAGAGCCCAATCTGTACCTTCTCAGCAcgagaaattgttaaaattggATAGAGATAATGAAGATGAAGAGCAAAGTATTGTCAACAAAGAGCAAGATATTCTCAATTTGGGTGAGAAGTATAAAAAGGAGGGCAAGGCGAAAGAACTGGCCGAGCTCATAAAGGCCACTAGGCCTTTTTTAAGTTTAATAAGCAAAGCAAAAGCAGCTAAATTGGTAAGATCTTTAGTCGATTACTTCTTGGATTTGGAAGCTGGTATTGGTATTGAAGTACAACTATGTAAAGAATGTATAGAATGGGCGAAAGAAGAACGAAGAACTTTTCTACGTCAGTCTCTGGAGGCAAGACTCATTGCTTTATATTTTGACACTGGAATGTATACAGAAGCACTACAATTGGAATCTACTCTACTTAAGGAATTGAAGAAATTGGATGACAAAAATTTGTTAGTAGAAGTTCAGTTACTTGAAAGCAAAACATATCACGCTTTGAGTAATTTACCGAAAGCTAGAGCTGCTTTAACATCAGCAAGAACAACAGCAAATGCTATTTATTGCCCTCCCAAAATGCAAGCTGCTTTAGATTTACAATCAGGTGTATTACATGCTGCCGATGAGAAAGATTTCAAAACAGCCTACTCATATTTCTACGAAGCCTTCGAAGGTTTTGATAGTGTAGAATCACCCAAAGCACTTACGGCTCTCAAATATATGCTTCTATCAAAAATAATGGTCAGCAGTCCCGAAGATGTCCAACATATTGTTAGTGGTAAGCTGGCTTTCAAACATGCCGGCGAGGATATAGAAGCAATGAAAGCAGTCGCACAAGCAGCACACAAACGTTCTCTTGCAGATTTCCAACAGGCCGTCAAGCAGTATAAACACGAATTAGAAGATGATGTTATTGTTAGAGCACATTTAGGAACTTTGTATGACAATATGTTGGAACAGAACCTTTGCAGAATTATAGAACCATATTCCAGGGTGCAGGTCGAGTATATAGCTAAAGCGATAAAGCTTCCAGTACTTCAAGTAGAGAAAAAGCTTTCCCAAATGATTTTAGATGCAAAGTTTCATGGAATATTGGATCAGGGCGAag